The Candidatus Eremiobacteraceae bacterium DNA segment CGGTGAGCAAGAGGGCTTGAACGCGGCGGACTAGCGGCATGATCTTCCTTTTTTTCACGGGCGGCTCTTAGAGTCTGCTGGCGGCATAGAACGATGCCGCCGTGGTCACGAAGAATGCTACCGAAAACAGCATGTTGGCATTGAAGATCGCGTGATTGAGCGCGAAAACGTCACGCTGCCGGGCGATCAGCACGAACTCGTACGCGAGCAGCAACGCGGCGAACAAGACGCCGAGATAGTACAGCGGGTGCAC contains these protein-coding regions:
- a CDS encoding UbiA family prenyltransferase; the encoded protein is WVAGFDVLYAMMDRDFDLREDVRSIPARFGESAGRRLPELLHALVVVALGLVGLVAAVHPLYYLGVLFAALLLAYEFVLIARQRDVFALNHAIFNANMLFSVAFFVTTAASFYAASRL